The Phaenicophaeus curvirostris isolate KB17595 chromosome 6, BPBGC_Pcur_1.0, whole genome shotgun sequence genome segment ACAAATCCTTTGCATATTGAACTGTAACTGCATGGACAGCCACGTACTTTGCACCAGCTGTTATTTTTAGGTGAAATACCACCACCTGTAGAATGCAATCAGGACTCCTGGTATAATGTAAACTGGAAATATAAAGATGGCTGATTATTTTGTGTTAGATCCAGCCATTTCATTCTATTATCTGTCTTTATTCATCACCTCCACTGTAATATCCTGGAATGGAGTTCCTGACACATAATAGAAAGCTGTGGTGAAAACATTAATATGTTCCCTGGTTCAAACAGTCCATGATGTCTCAGAATAAATAGAAAGTTTCTCGACCTTTTCATTTACTTCTGAGACAACATGCTtgagaggaaatattttgccagctgttttagttttaacTTACAGTGTTGTGATTGGTTTCATTTCTGGGTCACTCATAGCAATCATTACTTGAAACTGCAAGAACAGTCAATGTAGCACTTAAAACTCTTTTTGAGTTGAAGTCCAAGGACTatataatttatcttttttttttttttgataacaaTCAAATTCACTGCCTTCAAAAATCCTGATGTTCTCTCcagtgtttctctcttttcaatACATGATCACGTGGGTGCTTGGCACCAAAATATCAGTTTCTGTACCTAGTAAGAGATTAATCACTGCACTGAGGCAATTCATGTCATGCATGTGAAATCAATGGCCAGAATGGTATTTTCAGTGCAAATGGATCTTAGGCCAATACAAAGATCAACACAACTGAATACACATCAGTCAAATGCtacagatttaattttattccaaTTTTAATAGTGTCCATCAAGTAACCTAGAGGTCACATTATTTGGGCCATTGTTTCTAAGGGAATCTGTCTGAATCTTATTTAGAAGCATGTAGAATTGAGTCTTAAGTTTCATGCATATTCTTATGCAGACAGGATCATCTATATATGTGCAACGATTTAATGAATGATAAAATTAATGAACTGATACGTTTAACTGAATTCTGAACCCATGTGTGAATCCTgatgttttttcccctgacaGCCGGCCACAAAGAAACCAAGATGTGTTTTGACAGTTTATCAGTACAGATAATCCTACACTGATGCTCAAGCCTGAACATCAACCTCTCCTAGTTTGCCAGCATAGATATGGCTACCTGCTGTCCTctgtaaggcaaagaaagataGTACATAGGATGAAAGGTCAAACAGACTGAAAAGTGGGATAAATATTGTCCTAAAATGCATTTAGTGCTGCTTCATCTAGGTAAGAGTAAATATGCTGTAATAGACCACAATTACATCACCGGACCCTTAATAAATTTTGACTAGAAACAGAGAAAGTGGTTGGATTTATGTCACAAAACGTTTCATGAAAGTGGTTTACAGAAGACTGACAACTGTGGGAGAAAAAGTAGTTCCAAAAAGACAATACTGCTACACCTTGTTGTATAACATCTTAACTCATGTCAGACATCATAGCTTGACATCAGAATATGTGCCAAATgccatttttaatttgtgaatgtgctctttttgttttcttcatgagAACTTTAAATACTTAATGCTTACAGTAGCATTACAGTAAACTTACAGTAACGTTAACTATAGGCTAATGCCTCCATTATTTCATACAACTTATGCTGAATCTTGTGAATACTCTAATGGACTTACTCCTCTTCTGCAGTCCTGTATGTCTCTAAATACCATTGAGTATAATCAGCTGTGGtgtaattttaaatgtcaaGCCCAAGGTCTAGATGGTATAACTTGTTCTTTCACTGAATTTTAGATGCATGTTTTAATTATACTGAGATTGTTCATTTCAAGCACTGCTCCGATGATAGGACACAAAGCTAGTGTAGGTtcttgctgaagaagaaaaaggtttaACAATATCATCAAAAAAGACTTGATCAGCAGACTTCAACTTAATTTCTCCCATCACATCAACTGCCACAGCCTAGTTGCCCTATAAATACCACTTGATAAAGTCTGCCATTGCAGTTACTGCACTATTTATAGTGGCACTGTTTACGCTTCTACATTTACAGCTGTGCCAGCACTTAAATTATAAATCTTATTTTCGAAAGATTTACTACtaagcaacaaaaaaatcaccctCAGCTGCAAGTTCAGATGTGAAGTGTTTTCAAGTGTACATTTGTAATTTGCACTTAGGTTGTGATAGACCTGATTCAGTGCTTAATGAatactgaagtcaatggaaaaagcaaaaagctatCAGGTACTTATAATTATCAATATTGTTCAATGTGAATAAAGagttttgcaaggaaaaaatataacttttttcTTATGATTTTGAATTTAATATTGTAATGATTTTTTGTAGCAAAAGCTTTGATGTAGTGTTACTGGCATAGCTGAAATGCAGGTATATTAAAAGAGTTAAGTTCATCTACAGTAATGTTCAGATACTGCACTATAAAGTTTTACCATAATTTTCACTATGAAAACCACATCTCTAAGTTACCAGTTGCTCAGAACTGTGCATTTTAGGACTGAATATGTCAGTACtggtctttctgtttgtttttttttcctactttttacCATCTGGAGACATTTACAGGCAAAACCAACGTATGTTTTAACTGTATTTGCAGTACTAAGAAATTGAAAAGAATACAAGatccttcattatttttctcttcagtgctCCATGAAGCATTACAAAACCTTCTGAAAAGCATAGAGACAAATAGACAccaatataaattaataaacaCAAGCACATGAATAGATATAGCCCTTTTAAATGATCTGCCATGTTGTCACAGTTTAGCTCCAGCCCGGCCAACTTCAGCAGCTAAAATGGAGCAGTTGGACTCCTAATTTCTTTACTCCCCACACCCAGGTaaatgggaaagggaaatgacAGGAAGACTtctgggttggaaactaaaactaaaacaaaagcagtttcaATTAcataacaataacaacaacagtagaaacaacaacaaaaacaacaataacaacaacaataacaaaagtaataagaaaataataaaatatatacaaatatatgaaattgcaCCACTACTCCTTGTTCTGGAGCACAGTGGGGAGCAGAGAAGAACAGCAGACCacagatgaggagaaatggACCACCAAGGAAGAGCAGCAAGCAGGaacagagaggaggagagagaagaagaggaggaggatatAAACAGAGGGGCAGGAAATAGCACAGGAGCACAAAGAAATAAGAAGTAGCTCAGTGGAAGAGAGAGGAGCAGTGAGGAgcatggaagagaaaaggagcagaggagcagtggAGAGCCACGAGGAGCAGAGCATCAGAAGGGTGCAAGAGGATAGGGAAGGACAGCAGTGGACAGCAAAggacaggagcagagcagaagcGAGGAGCTGAGAGGACAAGTGTGGCACAGTAGAgctgagaggaggagagaggagcatagaagagggcagagaggagcacagAGGAGCGGACTGGAGCAGCAAGGTGCATTGAGAAGAAGTGGATCAGAAGCATGGAGGAGGACAGGGGCAgatagaggaggaaaaaaagcaaaggagccAAGAGGAGCCAAGAGGAGCCTAGAGGAGAGAGGCACTGCAGAAGAGCAGAGTGGAGAGGAGCATGGAGGAGTGCAGCAAGGAgcagtgaaaagcagcaaagagcacAGCGGAGGACAGGGGAGCACAGCGGAGGTCAGGGGAGCACAGCGGAGGTCAGGGGAGCACAGCAAAGAGTGCAGTGAGGAGAACAGAGGCCTTATTTGGAAGGATGATGGGTGGAAGGATAGTGGGCACATGGGGCTGTGCATGGCAGGGGCCAGTCACCTCCATGTCACAAGGCCATCACCCAGGAACACATACATCACAATGCCTCGGGGGAAAGAAAGCTTCATCATCCTTTGTTCTGCTGCCAGATCTGGCCAGACAGGCAGCCTGAGCACATCAGAGAGGAAGCCCTAGAAGTGCTGGTGGAATTACATGGAGGGGAATGAGGAAGGACACCCAGAGGCTGGGCAAAGGTGATGGAGGTGAGGAGAGCCATTGTGTCATGGAGGTGCCTGAGCCTGTCAGGCTTTTTCAGCTAGATAGGATTGGAGACCAAAGGAATGCCTTCCTGAGGAGCCCTGAGCACGACCTCTTGCCAGGGCTCCATTTTGGCTGTTTCCCTGCTCCTTATGCTCCTTGAAGGTGGCCCTCGTGCCTCACATCCAGGGGGAGGAAGCTTTCTTGGGCTCCCAGCCCAGGCTCCAAGGGTGACCCGTGAAATTTGTTTCGTGAGCAGAGCCCCTTGCCAGGGCTCCTCTTGGCCTTTTCAGCTGGCTTCTTGCCTGTTGCTCTTGCCCCCTTTTCAGGTTATTTGGACTCTTTTACGGTATTTATGGTATCGTTCACTCTTTTGTGGTATTTTAGAGGTTGTTTCTTGCAATCTTTAATGATGGTTTAAgaaggggttttgttgttttatgtattttaggTTGTTTTCTGACACTTTTACGctatttcatgttattttcagAGTGTTCTGGTGTTTTAGGTTGTTTTTTGACtttgacagcattttaaatttatttggtTTAATAGTGGCCCGTGAGATTCGTTTCGTGAGCACAGCCCCTTGCCAGGGCTCCTCTGGGCCTTTTCAGCTGGCCTCTTTCCTACTGCTCTTGCCCCCTTTTCATATTATTTGGACTGTTTCATGGTATTTATGGTATGTTTCACTCTTATATGGTAGAGGGCCAGAGAGGTATGTAGagatgagagcagagcagaagggaggAGTGTAGGTAAGAGTGCGGAGGAGCAGGTAGGAATGCAGAGAGGAGCATGGACAAGCATGAAGTagcagaaaagaacagagaggagcaaagaggagcagagagaagtgcagagagagTTACAGGAAGGAGCAGGGGTAGGAgtgcagaggagcaggaaagAGTACAGAAAGGAGAGCAGGGGACCAGAGAGGAGACCAGaactgcagagaggagcacagGTAGGTACGGAGAGGATCGAGTATGAGCACAGAGAGGgcatggaggagaaaaaaggaaaagagaggaacgcagaggagcaaagaggagcagagaaaatggTACAGAGGAGTGCAGGAAGGAGTACATGAAGGAGAGCTGAGGaccagagaggagagcagaacagcagagaggagcacagTAGGAGCACAGAGGAGCACAGTAGGAGCACAGAGGAGCAAGTAGgagtgcagagaggagcatAGAGGAGCGCAAAGGACCAGAGAGGAATACAGAGGAGCAAAGAgtagcagagaaaagcaaagaggagtgtGGGAAGAAGGGCAGGAATGAGAGAAGTGGGCTGGAAAGGAACACAGAGGATCAGGTAGGAGCACAAAGAGGAGCATGGaggaacacaaaggaaaagagaggaatgcAGAGGAGCAAAAGGGATCAGAGAAAATCACAAAGAGGAGTGCAGATAGGAGTgaaggaatgagagaagaggaCCAGAGAGGAAtgcagaggaacagagaggagtgcagagagcagagcagagtagCAGCAATGAGTGCATGTAGGAGCACAGAAGAGCAGGtaggagagcagagaggaacATGGAGGAGCAAAAAGGAGCAGAGCGGAACACGGAGGAGCAAAAACGAGCACAGAAAATCACAGAGAGGAGTGCAAGAAACCaggaaggagagcagagggCCAGAAAGGAGCACAGAGAGGAGTACAGGTAGTAGAGGAACAGAGAAGCAAAGGACCACAGATAACAAGAGTGAGGAGCAGATGGCAGAGAAGacaagcagagcagaagggtCAAGAGAAGAAGCAAGAGGAATGAAAAGCTAAGATCAGAAGTGAGGAGAAGGGTGAGAAGGTTGTGAAGGGGATCAGAAGAGCAGTGAGGGATGTAGGAAGACAGAAGAGCACAAAAAACAGAGGAACAGAACAGCAGAGGAGTGCAGAAAAGGACAGGAGCCAAGCAGAAGCAAGGAGCCTAGAGGAGAAGAGTGGAACAAAGGAGCAGAGGACAAGAAGAGATACAGGACTGGCAGAGGATCAGATTGGGGTTGGAGGAGGATCAGAGAAAGTTGATCAGGCCAGGGCCATCAGGCCACTCTTGGAAGGCCCCTTGGAAGGCCCCTGACACGGCTCAAGGTTGAAGGAGAACAGGGCTTGGGCATCTCCTGGGAGGCGTGACCAGCCTGTAGGATGAGGAAGCAGGTCTTGCTCACATGCTCAGGGAATAGCTGATCACCAGTTCtggggtcaggaaggaattttcctCTAGGGCAGATTAGCACTGGCCCTGGGGtttctttgccttcctctgcagcactgagcacGACCACTTGTCAGGGCTCCTCTGGTCCTCTATGTCTGGGTCACTGCCTGCTGCTCATGCACCACGAAGATGGCCTGTCATGACCTGCAGCTGGGggaggaaggctttttttccccacagtggGCTAGCGAATCTCCccggggtttttttgccttcctctgcgGCACTGAGCACAGGCCCTTGCCAGGGCTTCTTTGGGCTGGGTGCCTGCTGCTCATGCTCCACAAACACAGCCCTTGTGCCCCACATCTAGGGGGAGGAATCTTTCTTAGAGTCCCAATGCAGGCCCCAAGGGTGGCCTGTGGGAattgcttcttttcctctgtagcATTGAGCACAGTCCCTACTCGGGGCTCCTTTGAGCCTTTTCAGTTGGCTTCTTGCCCTCTGCTCTTGCATCCCTAAGGCACCGCTTGTGCCCTGGGTTTCTCTGGCTCTCGCCCACTGCAAGTTTTCAGCAGGAGTGAGCTCTGCTCTTCCCTTGGCTCCATTTCCCATGGGTTCTTGCTTCTGCAAACCACCTTATGCTTGGAAGGGCCCCAGGCTTACCCCACCATCAGGGCCTGATGCTTTCCAGCCCTTCCTAGGTACAAGACAAGCACCCGACAGGCACAAGAGCACTTCTCATGCATCACCGGTGAAGAAGCACAGTGGAGCaagttttggaaggaaaaaagtatgCTTGTCATCAATACATCTTAGACTTCTGAAAATGTCACATGGTACCACACACTACTTCTActacttcttccttctcttctgtgtgtgtggtCATTCCTGATCCTCATTCATCACATTCTTGCTCTTCAGGAAACAGGGAGCATTTGGCCTGTATTCCTGCTGCTACTTTCTGTAGCTCTGTGGCTTGTTTTTGCCAGGCCGCCAGCGATGTTTTTTCAAGCTAAACTAAAGAGCACATCAGGCTGCATGTGCGTTGTGTTAATGCTTGTGAGCATGGGCTCTGAAACAGagtcagaaaaataacagaaaataacataaaataaaatcccatttcCACTTGCGTCATTTGTGTTATGTGTTCTTGAAAGAGTTTTTGGAGCTGAAATCTTTTGGCATTTCAGGCAAATAATCTCATTGTTATGAGATTCCCCTGaagtggaggggaaggggagggggaaaggagaaagggagatggaaaggggaaagggagaagagagagaggggaagggagacgaagagggagaagggaacaggaagagggagagggataagggaagagggagagagacagggaggggggtaaggggaaagagggaaaggggaaagggaaaggggaccTAGGACTGAGGGCTCCACCCAGGAAAGCAGCTCCTTGCACTGCATGTCCCAGGTCCATCCAGGAGACAGGGGCAGAGACAGGCACCCCTGCAGCATTGCTCAGGCAGGGGCTGAGGCCCCCAGGCTGAGCTGAGACACCACCTCCCCTGGGCCCTTGGCAGGAGATAGTGagggtgggggtcccaggggagtCCAGTACCAGCCACAGAGGTAccatcaccacaaatgctgcagagcaagtcAGGGAAGGTGTCAGAGTCAGGAGAGAGTCGTAcacaggaactggattcaggaatgcatggatcTGGGATTAGGGACAAATAGACAGAAAAAGTCTTCATCAGACATCCGCCACTGAAGAAGAGAGtgagacccttgtgatctctcagcTTTATATGGAGTTTGATGCATATGGGAAGTAACattctgttggtcagtttggggtcacctgcccagtccatccctccctgcatGTGCGACCTTCTTCATCTTTTTGACTTTTGGCACTCCACCAGCTGAAGGAATGGACTTGGTTACTAAAGGAgtaagtataagcaatggcctttctaaATACCAGTGCCCCGTGTTATCACTTTTAGAGAGAAAccctgtctgaaaaacatgtagtcaactgtcagaaaatgaagttagcTAGACAAGACTTACCTGAAGttagaaaaattattctatttTAGCTCTAACCAGAAAACATGTGTTTATAGCAAAACTGGCTGcattattcattaaaataatttatttgactAAATTTGACATATTTCCTCAATATAATCTGACTGGATTTCTACCTACCCTGGAAATCAAATAGCAGTAAATGATTGAATGACATTAGACAAATTCTCTGAAGTATATTTTCCTTCAACTATTTCATCATTTGTCTACAGGTAAAATTTTGTTCATCTTCTATCACCTATCAACAGAATTATTGATCATTGAAACATTAATGAAAGCATATATGTTtctatatgaaatattttataaaataacatATTATTTGGATTAatatttgtcttatttttgtGGGGAACTGGACTTTGAAAGCATTGAAACTGGTTCTCTTTGCTGAGCTTCATACTGTGAGATGTAATCAGGTACAAGTGAAGCAATGAAAAAGCAGATCTCCATGCAATTTCTGAACAGCATGGTTCTGTTCAATTACATGAGACAAGATCATTTGTCCATTAACTACATGTGAAATTAGACTCTTTCTACTTTACTGGCAAGTGTTATTCCCTGTCAGTTCCCACATTGCCTCCTAATATGGTGCCTCTATTTGGAGGTACGTAAATGACGGGAATTTGTACTATCCTGCTTCCAAGACCATCAAAACCATTATGATTCTCTCACAAAATATGACCTCTCTGCCAGGGATCAAAAGCCACTAAAGAGTTCTAGTCCTCTTCGGAAATTATTTTACTCACTTTCTTCTAAGTCTGTATTAACAATTCATTTTGCTGGATATGTGGCTCACTGGAATGTTCTGGAAACTCACCtgaaatacaatgaaaaaaacatgaatatGAATATAtgttaattaaatattatttataatatatgttaACATTATATGTTAATTGTCCTTGTGTATTTATTTGTGTCTCCATGATATTTTAATTCCAACGGGTTAGTTGGAGCTTCATTAACAAGAATCCTGAATACCCGAGAACACTCAGACTCCTTTcctgcagcacaggaaggacatggatctattagagacagtccagaggagggccacaaaaatgtcCTCTCATATAAGGACGggttgagagagttggtcttgtttaacctagagaacagaaggcttcagggagaccttatggtCTCCAGTACTTGACAGGGTCTTAGAGGAAAGCTAGGAAGAGGGTCTTTATCAGAGACTGTAGTGATAaaacgagaggaaatggctttaatCTGAATGAGGGCAGGTTTGTATTAGATAttagtaagaaatattttactgtgagggtagtgaggcacaggaacaggttgcccagaaaagtcatggatgccccattcctggaggtgttcaaggccaggtgagcaacctgatttagtgtagggtgtccctgcccatggcatgggggttggactagatgacttttGGGGTTCCTTCTCACCTaaacttttctatgattctgtgaaaacaaaattgcaTCCAATTGCATGCAGCTGAGTCAATTGAAAGGTTCACATCAAGCTTTCATGTGATCCATATTTATTGGCATGACTGAaacttcctttctctctctgcctttaTTATAACAAAGAAAATTTCTCAAGTgataaaatttaataaaaaatagaagCTTAAAATACTGTTTGGGTCATCACCCAGCTAGTAAAGGACAGGTAAGCAACCTTTAGGTGGACAGATTTCTTCAGTcactgtcttttttctttcatgtttgtaTGGCTTCAGCTTTGAGTTTCAGGGCTTGTGTCACAACTTTAAAGTTATTTACCTGAGATTCCTATATAATGATTTTTCGGTAACACTCCctacagagaaatattttcaaggtaCCTGACAATATACTTGAAAGACAAATGGGCACTTAGGATGGTTAGAAGAAAGTGAAAGAGAATTATGCAAAATAGCTATTCACAAAGAATGAAGTGGTCGAATTTAAAACACTGAAGGCTATTGAATCATTATGGTGATGGATTGCCTTTGCTATCTACAAATAATACACTGATCTTCTGGTCTAAAACAGTGAGTTTACTACATTCAAGCTGAAATACTGAAGAACACTAATCATTACCTCAATCCAAATTAGATTTTAGAAagtctctctttaaaaaaaccaatgtGCAAGAggataaaaatgacaaaatgacaACTTATATTTGATGCTTTATTCTTGAAAATCAGAACAGGTTAGTTGCTAACTGCTCTATCTATCCACAATACAGCATTGGTAGGACAGTCATGTTTTGAAATAGCCACTAGATAGCACAACAGAGGATTTTTGACATCTGAATAGTCCACactaacaacaaaataaaaaaaaccctagtggTAACTGCTTTAAACATCAGGCATGAAAATTCTAAAGAGGAGCACGGGACAGAAAATGTGGGGCTTGTTCCCCACTGTTTTGAAGCAGTCAATTTCCACACTGAACTCCCCATGGCTCTCTGGCTGTGAAAGAGATACAGGGATGAACAAAACTAAGACATGACACTGAGAACTAACATCATTTTATCTCAAAAGGATTTTAAGTATTAAAAGTGGCACCCTGAACCAGTATGACCTCTTTTCAGTCTGCATCTTATGCCTCACAAATACAACATCCTTTAAAATATGAACTCCTAGCAGGATGCTCCAGCTGATTAGGGTTCTTAAGTATCTCCTTTCAGGTGGagcaaatgtgaaaaatatgtcaagaaAAGGCTAATCATTAAGATCACGAAAACTAGTAGGGTTGTCTGGAAGTTGCACACTACCACTAACACCATCTGAATTCCTAGACTTT includes the following:
- the LOC138722319 gene encoding octapeptide-repeat protein T2-like, translating into MEEHKGKERNAEEQKGSEKITKRSADRSEGMREEDQRGMQRNREECREQSRVAAMSACRSTEEQVGEQRGTWRSKKEQSGTRRSKNEHRKSQRGVQETRKESRGPERSTERSTGSRGTEKQRTTDNKSEEQMAEKTSRAEGSREEARGMKS